The Anastrepha ludens isolate Willacy chromosome 2, idAnaLude1.1, whole genome shotgun sequence DNA window aagggcctcaataaacaagttaaagttaaatCTATTAGAAGCTAGGAATTTTATTTGCCGCCAGGAGCGGCCTGCTTGTTGCACTTCTGTTTCTACTAGTCGCCTCCACGTGTTAGATGGTCTGCCAGGTCTGCGGCTGCCTTGGGGGTTCCAATCCAGGGCTGctctagtgatatcaccatatggCTTTCGAAGTGTGTGaccgatccatttccatttgCGGCGTCGAATTTCGAGATAGACTGGTATCTGTTTCGTTATAGTCCACAGATCGGAGTTTGATATGACGTTAGGCCAAAAAATGTGCGTGATCTTGCGAAGGCTGCGGTTGATGAATACTTGCATTGCTTGTATGTCACGTGTTGACGCGTTCCACGGTTCGCATGCATACAAGAGGACAGATTTCACATTGGACTCGAAGATTCTCAGTTTCGTGCGCCTCGTTATATGCGTTGCTCTCCAAACTTTATCAAGCATGCCAAACACTACGCGAGCTTTCGATATCCGGTTACGTATGTCACCCGCTGAACcgccgtttttatttattacactgcCTAGGTAGCAGAATTCATCTACAGCTTCGATGTTAGTGCCGCGTATCTGAAAGATATGTGAATCGGTGGTGTTGATGCGCATTATCTTTGTCTtcgcaatgtttattttcagtcCAGCCCTCGCTGCGAATTCGCTCACCGCCTCTATTTTTGCTTGCATATGTGAGTGTTTGTGTGATAGCAGGCAAatatcgtcagcgtagtctaagtCCTCAAGGTTGCCGCTCAGGCCCCAGGATATGCCTCTGTTCGCCGCTGAGGCTTGTCGCATCACTAAGTCCAGTACCAGATTAAATAAGAGCGGAGATAGCACGCATCCCTGTCTTACTCCTGTTCGAACTCGAATAGCGTTGCTCAGGATGCCCTCATGTCTCACACGGCAGCTTGCTTCACTGTACAGTTCTTTGACAagtgaaatgattttttcaGGTACTCCTTTGCAGTAAAGTGCTCCCCAGATTGCCTCGTGGTTAAGAGTatcaaaagctttttcaaaGTCGATGAAGCAGAGATAAAGTGGCGAACGCCACTCGACCGATTGCTCGACAATCACTCTCAGGGTGTTGATTTGATCGACGCAAGAACAGCGTGGTCGGAATCCCGCTTGTTCATTCCGTAGGCCACTTTGCAGTGCGTCGGAAAgccttttattaattatatgcgCTATTAATTTATTGACCATGCTTAATAGTGTTATGCCTCTCCAATTCTTGCAATCGGATAAATTGCCCTTTTTCGGTATGAGCGTGATGACACCCTCCTTAATGTCATTCGGGATCTTCCCGGACATCCAAATGTTTTGCAGTAGAGGGAGTAGCCTTCGAGCGCTCACCTGAGGGTCGGCCTTAAGTAGTTCAGGATTGATGTTGTCTggtcctggcgctttattgGCCTTTAGGGCTTTAATTGAGTTCATAACTTCGATCTCATCAGGCGAGGTGGTGGGGATATCGCGTCTTACCAAGTGACGTGGACATTCACATGGCTGTATTGCTACGGATGGTGTTGGCGCAAGGAGCTTCTCGTAGTATTTTTCCCAAATGCGTACTTGTTTAGTTTTGGACATTATTAGCGATCGTCCATAGGCCGAAAATGgcgtaggtcgctccattttttagcataaattatatatttccatatatatattattatataatacattATTGCAAAcatgaaaaacgaaataaatgatGAATtctgtaatttaatttaaatatttggtgAGTATATAACTTCATTTTCCTACTAATCAAAAATACCGTTCTATGATTgaatgaaaccattttgagttaaattttaataaaaattattaaataataggttcgataagagagggtgTTGCAACTAGCCtaatttttcctttcttttgttGGTACACTATTCATGTGAACGTACGAGTATGTGAagcttcatttcaatctgtcaatttattctttgtttacaagccattcaGTATCGGCTCGTCCCAGTTTTTtctacaatagaaaaaattaagtatcgtacagtaattaaattttaaatcaaataggACGCCATTAATTAggacagtagaaagatgggttgctgaatttaaacgtcgGACGGCCAAAAActacaacaacaccagaaatcgtagaacaAATACAtaatatcgtattggaaaatcatcgagtgactgaaagagatttagtaaagggttttccaataagaggtgttattttgatattcaaagaaaaatgctattttttaatatgaatgatcggatgtttgtttcattacaaagaggaaggtatgccgctaatagtggaaaataacattaggCAATTGACCTCCACGattacgcttacaggacaatatccttttcataaaattttccataaccgaattgcaaagtggctgccctatgtcctcgatagcctcacgaattccatctttgaggtcttgattcaaccctgggctgttggcgtagaccttctccttcacgtggccccaaagaaaaaagtcacaaggtgttaaatcacaagatctcggtggccaattgtgatcacctcttcgagagataacacggttcggAAACTTTTGCCGTTTACTgcgtttgcaaaaaaaagttttatttatttatcagcaaaataaatatatttggaaaaCAATAATTAATTATCGTATCAGATTtcatacactttattttgaaattaaaaatctttaattggaatttaaaaaatttcatttgaaataaaaaaactttaatttgaagTTAAAAACCTATATTTCTAAATATGTATTTGCTAGATTAAAATAACTTGAactattttataatacttaatttgcaaataaaattgagtCGAAACTGCAATACCACATTTGGGTTCATATGCGGTAAAGagtgcaatatttttctttcgaaataagCTTGAATGATGAAGAGCTCAATGGGTTAAAGCATTTCACTGAAACACGTTGAGctccaataataaatttttacttgtagcTTATGATTGCCTGATAGAATTCTGCTTGTGTATACTTGTACGTCCAAATTTAACGGCATAACACTGAAAACTAGCTTCGGCCAGGTAACTTAGTCAGCTGATGTAATTCAAACCAGTTCCATGCCGGCGAAACCATGCAGCAAGCCACAGTGGAAATGGTAGACTGCGAAAATCGTTATAAAACGTCTTTCTCACCACACCAGTTGCTGCCAGCTCGCACACAAGTACGCCTTCAAGTCAACTTTTGCAGGCCATCGATGactgcgatgaagaaaaccagATTTAGTTGCACGAGAAACGTTAAAGCGCCACTTTGTGACTCAGTCAATAGCGACGGTGCGTGGTTTGACCAGCATGTGaaagtgaaaataattaaaactgtttCTTTGTTATGAGGTTGTGAAAAATTAGTTTGGAAACCTTTTCATGTTATGTACATATGGATGCATGTATTGCATGAATATTCTCTTGttataacaaaatacaaaggGGCGAGCAGAGAAGCAAAATGAAGTTTCCATACTTATTAGTCATGGCTGCTTCAATTTTGTCGCAAAATATTGGTAAGTAAACGTGACTGCCAGTTTCGAAAAAGTTTGGATAAAAGCTGCAGATATTATATCTTAATTcaaatatgtactcgtatgtatgtatttatgtgtttgCGGATCAAATTCACTTGTGAAAGCTCGACTTCACGTTTTTAtgcttttatatgtatgtacagttgtCTCATTATTCGTTTTGTACCTGCAGCTTTCTTgcgttttttattactttttatttacttctcTTTGCATCTGCTTTCGTAAACAGTCGGCGCGCAACAACTGATAGCGTATATCTCTCAGCATGGTCTGCATGGGGAGATCACTTTCCGGCAAGCCAATTCAACATTTGTGGAAATTAAAGCAAAACTAGAAACCACACTTCAGTATCCGGACCAAGTTTGGAGTTGGGGTGTAAGAAAGTTTCCAGTAGACTATACTGATACCGATCCAGTGACCCGTTGCATTTTGGAGAAATTGGGTGCTCAGGTTTTGAGTTTCGATGAGAGTCTCGACTATTTGGTATTGCCTGGAAATGAGACTGCCATATGGCATCGCGAAATGAATCTAATAGGTGCGGCAAGGACACACATTTTCACGCAAAATTTTTTGATCAAATTCTTCCTTCCCTTAAGGTGAATCTGGGATTTGGGGTAAATCTCTCGTTCTTACGGAAGTCAACTCAAATGTTCGTATTTGTTCCACTATCACCACGATCCAGATGTCAATAGAGCATATGGCAGAAGCTCGCTTCAACACGCCTATAGCGGGCTCAGTGCACTTTCGATGGTTGGCGCCATCAGGCGGCGCAGATGGAGATACACTCATCTACTCTGACCTCTATCATATACAAGCACAGCCCGCAAATGACGATCGTAGCAAGCCGATGACACGTCACAgttggaaaatttttgttacTGATATATTCAAAAACGATCATCATCGCACCGAGGACAATTGCAATTTTCTGCAGCTCGTGTTTGATCCTCAAGGTTACGGGGAGAACAAAGGTATTGGTGATCTCGACGCCAGATTGGGAAAGATCAATGTAGCGAAGAATGCGTTACACACAGCACAACGCGCTGTTTACAGAGATGATAAATTTGTATTGTTGCCCTCTGATTTATCGATACCACATCGCACGCTGTACTTGGTACTATTCGATGATCAGCATCCGGACAATTTTTTGGCGTGCACACAAATTCGCCATGTGCAGCAACTGACATACAAGTAAGAGATTGAAAGTTGAAACACGTTCCGATTTAGTTGTGTAGTCGTTCTAACTTTTCGTTTTTGCAGAACCTTCTTAAACTCTGGTGGCATTAAAGGTGAAATAACTTTTACTCAACGTTCACGTTTCGATCCCACCTTTCTGAATTTCACAATTGAATCAGCGGGCAAGCAAGCACGCTTTGTCAACCGAAAGTTTGCCGAAGACGTCTCGGCATTTCGCATACACACTCTCCCACCTATACCGCACAGCAAAGGCTTACAAAATTATTGTAAGTCCACCGGAAAGATATTTAATCCACATTCCCTCGAAACTGGAATTATACCCCCTCCGGGCTTTGGAACTCAAGATCAATATCCCATCGGCGATTTGAGTGGAAAATTGCAAAGTCGCAATAAGGATTATTATCATAATTATATACTACCAAATGCTAGTTCAGAGCTCAGTGGACTCTACTGGGACACATTCTTACCATTGCAGGGTATTAATAGTATCGCACACCGCGGCATGGTAATCTTTACATACAACCGTACCGACATAGACAACATAACAGAAACACCTTGGAGTTGTTCGACTATAACGCAATACCGAAAGAATGGTGTCTATCAGAAGCCAATGCTTACAGCGCAAGTACTGTTCCGCTATCCGTTGGTGGGCCGCGTACTTTTCCGTCAACCGGCTGAAGAGCCTTGGCAGGACACCACTGTCATATTTGAATATCTTATACACGCCGATGGATCGACACAAAATAACACCTTCGAGCACCGTTGGGCCATACATAGTAACTCGCCCGGAAAGGATTTCTATGACTGGCAGAACCGTTGCATTTCTGCAGGCAACGTCTTTAATCCTCATAAGGTACAGTGGGGAAATCATTCGGTTGACGATTACTGTAAACCACATCTACCGGCAATGTGCCGTGTGGGAGCTTTGGATACCCGCGTGGGAACTTTGACAATAGCGGGCAGTAAGAAAAATGCAGAGCACTTGAGTCGACTAATGTTTACGGATACAAATCTGCCATTGTCTGGCAGGCATAGCATTCTGGGAAAATCATTAGTAGTCTACGACGACTTCGGTCCAAAGGCACGCGGGGAACGACTGGCATGCTCAATGTAAGATAAAATAGATTTTTCCGATAACAAAAGTTTGTAATGGAACGAGTTTTTGTCCGCATAGCATCATTGGACACTTCCGGCGCAAAGTAGTGGCGAAAGAATGGTACGCGAATGGAGATGAATTGACAGTAAGTGGACGCCTGGAAATCACACAACAATCGGAATATGACATTAGCAATATCGAGGCGCAGTTCAAAGGATTGAAAGAAAACAGcggttatcatatacatatggTAAGACACATTATTTGGAACCTTAATCAGTGCCCATGTggtaattttgaatttattcttaGACCCCAGTGGAAGCTAATCTTGAGTTTCCTTGCGAAGCTACCACCCTTTATGGCCACTGGAATCCATTCAACATCAATGTGAAATCCTCACCGCCGCCACAGCAAGGGACGACCGATCAGTATGAAATGGGTGATTTGAGTGGGAAATTCGGTACCCTTGATGACGTCACACAGTTCGAAGATGCCTACAATGATACCAATTTGCCGCTGTTTGGTTACAATAGCGTAATCGGTCGTTCAGTGGTGATACATAAAAAGCGTCGAAATGCTCGTTGGGCCTGCAGCACTTTGGAACGCGGCTACAGCCCTAGCGAGGCGCGGGAGATACGTGCGATTGCATCATTTCATCATCCCACTGGATATGCTTATGGTTATATTAAAATGACACAATTGGTACATATCGCCGGGAGTCAATCGGAAACGGTTATCGAGGTCAAACTAAGACATCCAGGGAAAAACGATCGAAATATGGTTGGAAAGATATATTTAAACTaggaaatgaaatacaaaagtttCGTACTTCCAGACGTATGATCACAATTGGCAGATATATGTGAACCCTGTAGGTGTGGATGCTGTAGTAAAGCCCACAATAACGCGATGTGTTGCCGGTGGTTATGTGTGGAACCCATACTATACTCAACTAGCAGATCCCCTGAATGTGGGCTTGCCttagataaatttattttgaacatACAAGTTTAACCAGTATTTCCTCAATTATAGCGTGATTTATACGAGCAGGAATGCGGTCCCGATAATCCACTACGCTGTTATGTAGGCGATGTAGGCGCACGCCTCGGTACTATAAGTATGTAACACTCGAATGTATAATTTCATCGCTTACTCCAAACTTTACTTTAGTTAACCTTATCTGTACTTAACTAACACCTTTTTCCCAGACCTTGGCGTTGAACGCGTGGTTCTTACGGACTCTAACTTTCCTCTCGAAGGTCCTGTGGGGGCTATTGGACGCTCTATAGTCCTCTTTGGACCTGATCATTCTTCGGAACGCTTTGCTTGTGCCAACATTGAGCCGGATCATAATGTTTTCAAATATGTCAATTTGCAGAAACCCCCAAGATTTGTTGTGTACGCCCAATTTATTAATACTATTTTCAttgcttataatttttcttataacacctttgaatttttacaCCTTTTCAGAGCTCAGTTCCTGGAAGAACTTCGGTCCGTCATGGGCATACCCGAATGGATGTTGGACGTGGATGCACGCAAAACTAAGGAGCTGCATGGCGGTGCTTGCATTCAAATGATCATACATTTCAAGGGTCCCATAGCACATCGTTTAGAACTGGTAAGAAAGCAATGCTTGCAACAATAGAACTTTGTTGAAGAGAAGGTAGAGAGAGTTGTTAGTGTGACGTAAAGAACggagattttttatttgaaccTGACGATCTGTTACCAACCATTTTCATATCGTTTGTTTGCTTCCTTCACAGGACATGTCACGACTAATCGCTGCTGGACGTCTAGACGCACCAAGTTTATACGTTCCAGGTTACGTGAATACTAAAAGAAAGGCTACAATATCGTATAGGACTTGTGGTGTACGAGATCCAAATGAAAAACGTGAGTAACCCTGTGCCTTATGATTGGCTTACTGAAGGATTTTCAAAactgaaaaatacaatttcCAATAAATATACACAATCAACACACACGACCAGTCCAGTTCAGCACtagatatgcattttttttaaataacagtgTAGGGATGCTAAAATGACACATAAAAAGTTGAGGCACGGAGGTTTAATTTTGGGTCGTGGTTTGTTTTTCTGAATCAGGGAGTCTTTTGGATACTTGTTACGGTTATATGAAACAGCAAAAAGGAAtcgaatatataaattaattgtaATCGTTTATTATTCCTacatactttatttcatttttttgagcacaaTATAAAGTTAAATGCTTAAGCGATATGACTCGCCTTTCGTACGTTCACTTTTGTACTGCCCGATCGCTGACTCCCATCGCCCGCAATTGCTGTTGCCTTTGCAATCTTTAGCGTGCATGTCCCAACAACAATGCCAGCACCCACAACTGGTTTTTGCTAGTCTCACCTTCAACTGACCTATGCTATTCTTGCAAAGGTGATCTTCATAACTGCTGGCACTATGAACAATAGGCAACGGTATGGGCAATTTGTTTCCTTGCTGTTTTATGTGTTGCTAGGCGCATTGAAACTTCTACCGCCCAACCCAGCATCCAATCTGATGCGTTGACTTAACCCAGCATACAAATGCAAGTAAAAGGTTGCTCGGTCAGAAGGGATACCTTAGAAGCAAAAATTGTCTGTACTGACGTTTGAAGTACAACTTGATTTCCGTGAACGATCCTTGGCGTAGTCGCATTAAGTTTgcagaaatattaaattacaattaattcaGAGTGCTTacttacaaaattaatatatcatTGATttcaaattcttatttttttagaatgttAAGTTCTTATTTGAATAGCTTTAATATTACTTAGAAAAAGATATAATCATTCAAACCATGAAAAAAATGGACTTGTTTGGTACGATTATTGCGTCAAccttgatattttttatgttaaatagaTTATCGAAGATTACTCTTATGTATCCTTTTGCCGTCAATCAAAACTGTGGTGCCAATATCCTTCTGGATAACCTTTTCTACAAAAACTTTATCCAATTTGTTGCCAAGTCTTTTATTACGCtttaagaaaactttttccCCGGGATAATATGTTCTCATTGACTTTTTTACATTACACCTTTGAATGGTTTTTTCTTGTGCTGCAGCTAACATTTTCCTGagattttctgaattttcttcTGAGCTTTCGTGAAATACGTCAATTGGCTTAGCATTAATCACGGAGTGAATACTACAATTGTATTTGTGTGTTACTAGTAATACTAACTCGGTAACATCATCAATTTGCTGCTGgttcttattaatatacatcGAATAATTTCTAGCAACGTGGAATGGAGCCGCTCCACCTGTCCATTACTTTCGCTGTGGAGGGTTGGTATAAAAAACTGCGCAATGGAAAAATTATCTCGGAGCAATGTCATAATCGTGTTCGATTGAAAGGCTTTTTCGTTATCGGAAACGATAGTTTTAGTATCTTTGAATACGAGCAAAGTTTCTAAAAGCGCATTTTTTATGTCGATCATAGATCTGGATGCTATAGGCTTCACAATGGCAAATTTTGATAGTTTGTCAAGACAGGTCAGAAATAAATACttggaaattataaaaacatcgaCATGAAGGATTTCCCCTAATTTAGTAGGAATAGGAGTTTGACCTATCAATGCATCAGGTGGCTTAcgttgatacttattttccaaacATATCTTGCAATTTGTGATCGttgttttaagtaaatatttcatgTTTGGAAAATAGTACTCGCGAGAAATTTGCTGATAATTTTCATGTAAACCACGATGGGCCCTATTGTGCTCTGTTACTACTGCTTCGAGTTGGTCATCCTTATTGATTAAATCTATAACGAGGAGTTCAGTATGAACAAATTTAATACCGGGAAAAGCTAGTAATATCGAGCTCTGTATTTCACCCAGTGTGGGAAGATTGCAGTGTATACCATTGGTAACATTATAGTTTATAACACCCTTTAAACACTGAATAAGGCCTTCAATTGAGTCGTATGTGATTGTGTGTCTAATCATTTTCTGAAAAAGTATCTTTGTACTTTTACTGCATGAGCCTGATTTCGATATCAATAGTTggtttttgaattgatttattggATTCTTGATTGTCTTTATCACATTACTGGACGATACTTCACTATGGACTGTTTCAGCTGATTCGGTCCCATTTAAATTGTGAGAAAACTGCCTTGAAAGTGCGTCAGCTACTTTATTTTCGCTTCCGGGCTTATAATAAAGCTTTGGGGAAAATTCCTCAATAAACGCACGCCATCGTTTCATTTTGCTATAGGGATTTTTTTCTGAGATCGCAAATATAAGGGGTTGGTGGTCCGTAAAGATTTTGATATCTTTTATACCATATAGATAATGGCGAAGTTTTTTTAACGCCCACACAATGGCAAGTAATTCACGCTCATTAACAGCATAATTTTCTTCAGTCGCGGAAAGCGTTCTGGAAATCATCGTTATGGGACGACCCCTTTGTGATAAAACCGCTCCTAATGCCTTGGACGAGGCATCTGTCGTAAGCTCGAATGGCTGATTGTAATTAGGATATTGAAGTAAAACTTCTTCAGATGCTAATATATGCTTGATCTTTTCAAATGCGCGTAGAGCTTCTGTGTCGAGAGTAATTTTTGTCTGTTTCGAAGCTTTGGTACCGACTTGCCCATTTTCACCGCGAAGGTAAAGGGTTAATGGTTTAACAATGGAGGCATAATCTCTCACAAAACGTCGATAATACCCTGACAGACCGAGGAATGAACGCAAGGCACGCAGCGTTTCTGGTTGTTCGTAATTGATTATGTCATGGACTTTGTCTGGACAAGTTTAAATGCCTTTTTGTGAAACAAGAAACCCTAGGAATTCGACTtcggttttgaaaaatttcgactTTTCCGGCGACACTCTCATTCCAGCATTTTCTAGCTTTTGTAGAATATAATCGATATGCTCCAAATGCGATTCCTCATTTGGAGAGTATATGATTATATCATCGACATATACATGACAGAATTTCCCTATTACATCGCGCAACACGTCGTCGATAGTTCTTTGGAATATGCCAGGCGCGTTTCGCAGGCCGAATGGTAACCGACAAAATTCATATTTCCCATTATTGATACTAAACGCTGTTTTTTGCCTGTCCTGCTCACACATAATTATCTGGTGGAAGCCTGATTTTAAGtccaaagttgtaaaaaatttcgaacttcCCAGATTAGCTAATATTACAGACGTATCCGCGATGGGGTATCGGTCAGGAATCGTTTTTTCGTTGATTTTCCTAAAATCAATTACCATACGTAAATTGGGTTTTCCACTATCATCGACACCTTTCTTCGACACAACGTGCACAGGGGAATTGTAAGGCGAACAGGATTCTTGGATTATGCTATCTTTAAGAAgcgatttaatttcattattaatgAATGGGGCTACTGATATCGGATAGGGATAGCTTTTAGTGTAAATTGGTTCTTCTGTAGTTGTGCGGATACGCGCCTGGACTCTTGTATTAAACGGTAATGCCCTGTCGGGATCAGCAAAagcattaacatttttatttataatgttGCGGAATTTGGACTGAAATTTTACTGGTACTGAGTCTTCTGAAATGGTAATTAGGTTTACCTGCTCACATGAAAGAAAGCATATTTTGACTTTACCATTCCGGTAAAATAAATAGCCTCTTACAGTGTCGATTTTTGCatcgatttctttcaaaaagTCGTATCCTATTATACCGTCAAACGTGTTTAGGGTGGATAATAAGTAAAACGTTGAGgtattttctaaaatgtttaCTTGACATTTTTGATTAATGATATTTTCACCGTTTATCGATTTTAGATTAAAACCGCTTTTCAAGTTTTTGATGCCTTGAAGAAATGGTAATggtttaatgtaatttttggatGTACCTGTGTCAATAAGAAATCGGAGCTCCTGACCGTTTCTGCCTTTTTTGGTAATAAACGGCAGGAGCGATCTCAGTTTAAATAGTTGATCTCATCACCAATTTCCGAAACTGTCACATCAACTTCATTATAATTATAGTAatcaccgtcattttgattatAATACTCATCGAAACTTTGACATTCATGATCATTCGAAGATATTTCAACTTCTGGCATAAAGTGAACCTTCTGAATCTTATGAACCGGCGAACGTTCAGATAACTCTCGGTCATTACCACGCTTAAAAGCCACTGGACGAGGATCTGGATTTCGTGAGTTAGAAGTATATCTAGGGCTATAAGGCTGCTGTGTGGCATGAGGCTGTTGTGGAGTAGGTGAGCTTTGAAAATTACTACGTTGCCTATAGAAACTTGAGCCATTATCTACTTCCATTGGGGTTGGTTTATTTAAGTTATGATTCTTGGTCTCTGTAGACTGATATTGGTACATGAATGGTCTAGTGCGATTAGGTTTATTTGCATTACCCAATGCGAAAGCTTCGGCGAATTCATAACGCTTATGGCTAGTTTGCAGCTCCTGTGCAACTGCCAGGGCTGTTGGAAGGTCTTGAGGTCTTGCGGAGAATAATACATCACATAAAGGTCTTCGAA harbors:
- the LOC128856088 gene encoding uncharacterized protein LOC128856088 is translated as MKFPYLLVMAASILSQNIVGAQQLIAYISQHGLHGEITFRQANSTFVEIKAKLETTLQYPDQVWSWGVRKFPVDYTDTDPVTRCILEKLGAQVLSFDESLDYLVLPGNETAIWHREMNLIGESGIWGKSLVLTEVNSNVRICSTITTIQMSIEHMAEARFNTPIAGSVHFRWLAPSGGADGDTLIYSDLYHIQAQPANDDRSKPMTRHSWKIFVTDIFKNDHHRTEDNCNFLQLVFDPQGYGENKGIGDLDARLGKINVAKNALHTAQRAVYRDDKFVLLPSDLSIPHRTLYLVLFDDQHPDNFLACTQIRHVQQLTYKTFLNSGGIKGEITFTQRSRFDPTFLNFTIESAGKQARFVNRKFAEDVSAFRIHTLPPIPHSKGLQNYCKSTGKIFNPHSLETGIIPPPGFGTQDQYPIGDLSGKLQSRNKDYYHNYILPNASSELSGLYWDTFLPLQGINSIAHRGMVIFTYNRTDIDNITETPWSCSTITQYRKNGVYQKPMLTAQVLFRYPLVGRVLFRQPAEEPWQDTTVIFEYLIHADGSTQNNTFEHRWAIHSNSPGKDFYDWQNRCISAGNVFNPHKVQWGNHSVDDYCKPHLPAMCRVGALDTRVGTLTIAGSKKNAEHLSRLMFTDTNLPLSGRHSILGKSLVVYDDFGPKARGERLACSIIIGHFRRKVVAKEWYANGDELTVSGRLEITQQSEYDISNIEAQFKGLKENSGYHIHMTPVEANLEFPCEATTLYGHWNPFNINVKSSPPPQQGTTDQYEMGDLSGKFGTLDDVTQFEDAYNDTNLPLFGYNSVIGRSVVIHKKRRNARWACSTLERGYSPSEAREIRAIASFHHPTGYAYGYIKMTQLVHIAGSQSETVIEVKLRHPGKNDRNMTYDHNWQIYVNPVGVDAVVKPTITRCVAGGYVWNPYYTQLADPLNRDLYEQECGPDNPLRCYVGDVGARLGTINLGVERVVLTDSNFPLEGPVGAIGRSIVLFGPDHSSERFACANIEPDHNVFKYVNLQKPPRFVVAQFLEELRSVMGIPEWMLDVDARKTKELHGGACIQMIIHFKGPIAHRLELDMSRLIAAGRLDAPSLYVPGYVNTKRKATISYRTCGVRDPNEKRTKSFTGSFYNTSNRSLPKYLIFAILISFSLYSQ